Proteins encoded in a region of the Zea mays cultivar B73 chromosome 2, Zm-B73-REFERENCE-NAM-5.0, whole genome shotgun sequence genome:
- the LOC103646882 gene encoding disease resistance protein PIK6-NP, translating to MDLVAGAVGSIIRKLGELLLAEYQLQACLPEEIESLKNELESAHVALRTVAEVPPEHLDQQVQLWAREVREASYDMEDILDTFLVNDAPAEKKDGLGKRRRLGRRLLDNIAGAMEKMRKLFKKSKECHTIAGAIEKMKERLREVADRRDRYAVPVAAPAPARTLDPRLAYMHREAAQLVGMDRSKAEVMAMLLPLPSSRCPEDDIDVSASGGDKMKIVSVVGAGGLGKTTLAKAVYDELKPRYDYEAFVSVGRKPDLVQVFTSIFFRLDVHKHEAIREVKDLQLLTDGLRTFLQDKRYLIVIDDVWDTESWETIKLAFDQKNKQSRVITTTRNRQVASSEKVYELHPLPHDSSKKLFYMRLFGGEDKCPANHPEEASQRILNKCGGVPLAIITMASLLVGKSREDWLEVCSSRGFYRGGGKDNNKQVDDTVWILSLSYYDLPSYLKPCLLYLSVYPEDYEVERERLIWKWVAEGFIEKKAGSSSSLFEQGEEYFHELINRCMIQAVGDDKEVADAIFGCRVHDMVLDLIRDISNEENFITVSYDDGRRGATSSSSSRHVVRRLAHQNRRITEEDNPVSGSMRSLVACGCDMDGWVLHTSSNKLLRVLALEKCTPPSMDIGHLGKLLHLRYLGLHGTRIKTLPEEIGSLKFLQALDLEDTKISRLPQTVCLLTQLMYLRGATGVTTLPDGFLGQVTSLEELHICLPTKDDEYSQKKFMQDMGKQGEIRMLVLYGNRIELDPWMQSSLVQSLGGLYKLQTLVVRHYADGVAAAQGSWDTAKLRRRLRILNLDVLRFHRVPSCIDPARLPNLSHLQLLVVHLDEAGLRALGGLPELTYLALSLKPRSLNSSSCKATVADVVAADGFFLKLRSLKLYGWMVQLVPSEDSASVSLSIWNEGAEGSTRDCTAGRVAPAIMPDLIHLEFNVPIAALYKITNNGCSCYSLGWECLPSLHKIKALVDYDGTYTADFEKPVAEMMQAAKLHPNQPIIEMVTQL from the exons ATGGATCTTGTGGCCGGCGCCGTGGGCAGCATCATCCGCAAGCTCGGCGAGCTGCTCCTGGCTGAGTACCAGCTGCAGGCGTGCCTGCCGGAGGAAATCGAGTCTCTGAAAAATGAGCTCGAGAGCGCGCACGTGGCTCTCCGCACCGTGGCGGAGGTGCCGCCGGAGCATCTTGATCAACAGGTCCAGCTCTGGGCTCGCGAGGTCAGGGAGGCGTCGTACGACATGGAGGACATCCTCGATACCTTCCTCGTCAACGACGCACCGGCTGAGAAAAAGGATGGCCTCGGCAAACGTCGTCGTCTTGGTCGTCGTCTCCTGGACAATATAGCTGGCGCCATGGAAAAGATGAGGAAGCTGTTCAAAAAGAGCAAGGAGTGTCACACCATAGCTGGCGCCATAGAGAAGATGAAGGAACGGCTCCGGGAGGTGGCTGACCGCCGCGACAGGTACGCCGTTCCGGTGGCAGCGCCTGCGCCGGCGAGGACGCTGGATCCTCGCCTCGCATACATGCACAGGGAAGCGGCACAGCTGGTCGGCATGGACAGGTCCAAGGCTGAGGTCATGGCCATGCTTCTGCCGCTGCCGTCGTCCCGCTGCCCCGAGGACGACATCGACGTCTCTGCCAGTGGCGGTGACAAGATGAAGATAGTTTCTGTGGTCGGAGCTGGTGGCCTGGGAAAGACCACTCTTGCCAAGGCCGTCTACGACGAGCTCAAACCGCGATATGACTATGAAGCGTTTGTTTCGGTTGGCCGGAAACCTGACCTGGTGCAAGTCTTTACCAGCATCTTCTTCCGTCTCGACGTACATAAGCACGAGGCCATTCGTGAAGTAAAGGACCTACAGCTGTTGACCGACGGACTACGAACATTTCTACAAGACAAGAG GTACTTGATCGTTATCGACGACGTTTGGGATACAGAATCTTGGGAAACAATCAAATTAGCTTTTGATCAGAAGAATAAGCAGAGTAGGGTAATCACAACCACTCGCAACCGACAAGTAGCTTCCAGCGAGAAGGTTTACGAGCTACATCCGCTCCCTCATGACAGCTCGAAGAAGCTATTTTATATGAGGCTGTTTGGGGGTGAGGACAAATGTCCGGCTAATCATCCTGAAGAGGCGTCTCAAAGGATTCTTAACAAATGTGGCGGTGTACCATTGGCTATCATCACAATGGCAAGCTTGCTGGTGGGTAAATCGAGAGAAGACTGGTTGGAGGTGTGCAGCTCTCGCGGTTTCTACCGCGGCGGCGGTAAAGATAACAACAAACAAGTAGATGACACCGTGTGGATACTGTCTCTGAGCTATTATGACCTACCTTCATATCTGAAGCCTTGCTTACTGTACCTAAGTGTGTATCCAGAAGACTATGAGGTCGAGAGGGAGAGATTGATATGGAAGTGGGTAGCTGAAGGTTTCATCGAGAAGAAAGCAGGAAGCAGCAGCAGCCTGTTTGAGCAGGGAGAGGAATACTTCCATGAGCTCATAAACAGATGCATGATCCAGGCGGTGGGGGACGACAAAGAGGTTGCTGACGCCATATTTGGTTGTCGTGTTCATGACATGGTGCTTGATCTCATCCGTGACATATCAAACGAAGAAAACTTCATCACTGTCTCATACGATGATGGTAGAAGAGGCGcaacgtcgtcgtcgtcgtcacgaCACGTGGTGCGCCGGTTAGCTCACCAAAACAGAAGAATAACGGAGGAGGACAACCCTGTGAGTGGCAGCATGAGGTCACTGGTTGCCTGTGGGTGTGATATGGATGGTTGGGTCTTGCACACGAGCTCTAATAAGCTGCTGCGTGTGCTAGCTTTAGAGAAATGCACGCCACCATCTATGGACATCGGACATCTTGGAAAACTGCTTCATTTGAGGTACCTTGGGTTACATGGTACTCGCATCAAGACACTCCCAGAGGAAATAGGATCCCTCAAGTTTCTGCAAGCACTGGATTTAGAGGACACTAAAATATCACGGCTTCCACAGACTGTTTGCCTGCTAACACAGCTGATGTACCTACGCGGTGCAACCGGGGTCACAACATTGCCTGATGGtttcttggggcaggtgacgtcacTAGAGGAGCTCCATATATGTCTTCCCACCAAAGATGACGAGTACAGCCAGAAGAAGTTCATGCAGGATATGGGCAAGCAGGGAGAAATCAGGATGCTCGTTTTGTATGGGAACAGAATTGAGTTGGATCCGTGGATGCAGTCCAGTCTAGTGCAATCACTAGGCGGTCTGTACAAGCTCCAGACCCTTGTGGTGAGGCATTATGCAGATGGGGTAGCAGCAGCACAGGGCAGCTGGGACACGGCGAAGCTTCGGCGACGTCTCCGGATTTTGAACTTAGATGTCCTCCGGTTCCATCGTGTACCATCGTGCATCGATCCCGCGCGCCTCCCCAACCTCTCACACCTACAACTGCTTGTGGTTCATCTGGACGAGGCAGGTCTGAGAGCACTGGGCGGCCTGCCAGAGCTCACCTACCTCGCGCTGTCGTTGAAGCCTCGTTCGCTGAACAGCTCATCATGCAAGGCTACGGTAGCTGATGTTGTTGCCGCAGATGGCTTCTTCCTCAAGTTGAGATCGCTCAAGCTGTATGGCTGGATGGTCCAGTTGGTGCCCAGCGAGGACTCGGCAAGTGTTTCGCTCAGCATCTGGAATGAAGGAGCGGAGGGTTCCACGAGAGACTGCACCGCCGGGAGGGTAGCACCTGCTATCATGCCAGACCTCATACATCTGGAGTTCAATGTCCCTATCGCAGCCTTGTATAAGATAACAAATAATGGATGCAGCTGTTACAGCCTCGGCTGGGAGTGCCTCCCTTCGCTACACAAAATCAAGGCGCTTGTCGACTATGACGGCACCTACACTGCTGATTTCGAG